The Desulfovibrio aminophilus genome contains the following window.
CGAGGTGAACGAGTCCAAGGCCATCGTCGGCGAGACGAGCTTCACCCCGCCGCCGGCCTGCGGCTGCAAGTCCAACCTCATCCCCATCCTGGTGGAGATGGGCGTCACGGCCCTGGTGGGCGGCAACATGGGCGAGGGCGCGGTGGTGCGCCTGCGCGAGGCGGGCATCGACGTCACGCGCGGGGCCGCCGGTCCGGTGCGCCAGGCGGCCGAGGCCTGGCTGTCCGGCGAGCTCAAGGACGCCGAGATCATCTGCCACTCCCACGGCGACGGCCACGAGTGCGGCCATCATCACTGAGCCGCGTCCACGACGCATGAACAAGAAGCGGGCCGCCCTAGAGCGGCCCGCTTTCATTTTCGGTCGCGGCGCTCAGCGCGCCAGATCGTCCAGGTGTCCGCGCAGGATCGCCCCGGAGCGCCGGAGGGCCTCCAACTCGCCGGGGTCCAGGGGCGCGTCCAGGATCTGCTCCACGCCGCCCGCCCCCACCACGCAGGGCATGGACAGGCAGACGTCGGCCAGGCCGTAATGGCCCTCGGCCAGGGTGGATACGGTGAGCACGCTCTTCTGGTCCCGCACCACGGCCTCCACGATGCGGCACAGGGAGAGGCCGATGGCGTAGGCCGTGGAGCCCTTGCGGTCGATGATGTCGTAGGCCGCCCGGGTCACTCCCTCCTGGGTCGCCTCGCGGAAGGCCGCGCCGCAGCCCATGCCCCGCTCCTCGCAGAACAGCTCCAGCGGGATGCCCGAGATGTTGCAGCGGCTCCAGAGAAGGACCTCGGAGTCGCCGTGTTCGCCGAGCACGTGGGCGTGGACGTTGCGGGGGTCCACCCGGCAATGCTCGGCCAGCAGGGAGCGGAAGCGCGAGCTGTCGAGCACCGTTCCCGAGCCCAGCACCTGGCCGGGCGGCAGGTTGGAGGCCCGCAGGGCTACGTGGGTCACGATATCCACCGGGTTGGTGGCCAGGAGGAGCAGGGGGCGGCCGCCCGCGGCCGTGATCCGCTCCACGATCCCGGCCACGGCCGCGGCGTTGGTCTTCATGAGCTCCAGCCGGGTCTGGCCGGGTTTCTGGGCCGCGCCCGCCGTGATCACCACGATGTCGGCGTCGGCGCAGTCCTCGGGCCCGCCCACGGCGATGTTCATGGGCCCCACCAGGGGCAGGCCGTGGCGCAGGTCCATGGCCTCGCCCTCGGCCCTGCGACGGTCGATGTCCAGCAGGAGGAGGTCCGTGGCCAGACGGCGGATGGTCATGGCGTAGGCGAAGGCGCAGCCGACCTTGCCCAGGCCGACCACGGCCACCTTCACCCGGCGGTCCTGGGTCGTCATGCGGATATCCTCCCTGGGGCCGCGTCAGGAGAAGTGGAGTCCCACTTCGTCCAGCACGACCTTGAGGTACATGAGCTTGGGGCCGCCGCCCATGAGCACGGCGAGCCAGGCGGCTTCGAGGATCTCCTCGCGGCTGGCCCCGGACTTCACGGCGTTGGCCACGTGCACGGCGATGCACCAGTCGCACTGGTTGGCCACGGCCAGGGACACCAGGGTCAGGTTCTTGGCCTTGCCGTCCAAGGCGCCCTCGGCCTTGGCGTTCTTCATGAATTCCATGAGGGAGTCGAACTGGGGCGGGGTGGACTTCTTCAGTTCCTTGAACAGGGCATTGGCTTCTTCCAGCAGGGTCATCTCGGCCTCCTTGGGTTGGGATGCGGGGAATGGTCAGGGGTCGAAGGCGGGTACGGACAGTTCGCGTTCGATGCTCTCGGCGTCGCCGTAATGCAACTGCACCAGCCTGAGCAGGTGCGGAAAGCTCTCTTCGTCCACGGCGGTGAATTCCAGGGCCAGACCGGCGGGGTCCGAGCGGATCACGCGGGCCTCGGCCTCGATGGACAGGTCCGGGGCCAGGGCGATGCGGAAGCCGCATGCCTGCCCCGGTTCGAGGTCCGGCAGGGGGGTGGTCAGGGCGCCCTTGAGGCTCAAGTCCAGGGTCGTGACGGGACGGTCCTCGCCGTGGACCGTCACCAGGGCCTCGTGTCCGGTGCGCACTCGGGTGCGACGTCTCCTGTTCTCGTCCATGGGGCCTCCGCGAATCAAGCAACGCCGATGGCTGGACAATACCCCCCGTCTGGGCGTATGGCAACCCGCATCGGTCTAATCCGCCCCGTGGAAACGGCCGATAAGAGGAGCAAGGGAGCCAGTCATGCGCCAGTTCAAAAGGTTGCTGCAACACACCCTCAACCCGCTGCACGTCTATTGCCGCCTCTGCAGCGCGGGGGTGGCCCCGGTCAACGCCCAGCGCGTCTGCCGCATCTACGAGCGGTTCCTCTACCGCCTCGTCCTTTCCTGATCTCTCCGCCCCCCGCTCCGTGTTGACAGGCCCGGGGCTTCGGGGGAATATCCTCCATTCCCGCCAGCTCATGGGAGGAGCAATGAATCAGGACGCTCAGGTCGCGGCCGACATGGACCGCAACCGGCTCAAGGCCCGGATGATCATCGAGGCCCTGCCGTACATCCGCCAGTTCTACCACCAGACCGTGGTCATCAAGTACGGCGGCAACGCCATGATCGACGAGGCCCTCAAGCAGAGTTTCGCCCAGAGCGTCGTGCTGCTCAAATACATCGGGATCAACCCCGTGGTGGTCCACGGCGGCGGACCCCAGATCGGCAAGATGCTCAAGGCCCTGAACATTTCCTCCGAGTTCCGCCAGGGCTACCGGGTCACGGACCAGGCCACCATGGACGTGGTGGAGATGGTCCTGGTGGGCCAGGTGAACAAGAGCATCGTCAATCTCATCAACCAGGCCGGGGGCCGGGCCGTGGGCCTCTCCGGCAAGGACGGCGTGCTCATCGAGGCCGAGCAGAAGGAGCTGGCCGTGGAGCGCAAGGACGCCCCGCCGGAGATCATCGACCTGGGCAAGGTGGGCGAGGTGGCCCGCATCAACACGGGCCTGCTGGACGCCGTGGCCAAGGAGGGCTTCATCCCGGTCATCGCGCCCGTGGGCGTGGACGCCGACGGCGAGACCTACAACATCAACGCCGACTCCGTGGCCGGGGCCGTGGCCGCGGCCATGAACGCCAAGCGCCTCTATCTCCTCACCGACGTGCCCGGCCTGTTGGACAAGACCGGCGACCTGGTCAGCTCCCTGACCACCCGCCGGGCCCTGGAGTTCATGCAGGACGGCACCATCACCGGCGGCATGATCCCCAAGATCCGCTGCTGCCTGGAGGCCCTGGCCAGCGTGGAGAAGGCCGCCATCCTCGACGGCCGGGTGGAGAACTGCGTGCTCCTGGAACTCTTCACCGACTCGGGCGTGGGCACCGAAATCACCAGCTAGGAGGCTCCCATGAAGGCCGTCGCCGTGGTCGGCTTCAAGAAGTCCGGCAAGACCGCCCTGACCCTCGAATTGTTGGAGGCGGCCCGTTCGCTCGGCCTCTCCGTGGCCGCCGGAAAGCACTCGCACCACGGCTTCGACGAGAAGGAGGGCACGGACACGGCCCGCTTCCGCGCCCTGGGCTGCCCGGTGCTGGCCTGGTCCCCGGGCGGGGCCCAGGTCTTCTGGCCCGACGGCCGCACCCTGCCGGACCTGGCCCCGCTGGTCACGGCGGACCTGCTCGTCTGCGAGGGCGGCAAGACCCAGGGCCTCATGCCCCGGATCATCCTGGCCGACGACGAGGCCACGGCCCGGGAACTGGAACCCGAACTGGCCATCGCCGTCTGCGGCAAGGCCCAGCTGCCCGGCCTGCCCCGGCTGGAGGACCCCGAGGCCCTGGCCCGGCTGGCGGCCGACAAGGGCTTCCTCCTGCCCGGCCTGAACTGCGGCGGCTGCGGCCGCGAGGACTGCCGCGCCCTGGCCGTGGACATCGTGGCCGGAAAGGCCTCCCCCTCGGACTGCGTCTCCCTGCACGGAGGCCTGAGCGTGAGCGTGGGCGGCCGCCCCCTGGCCCTGAACCCCTTCGTGGCCCGGATGTTCGGCGCGGGCGTGCTGGCCATGCTGGCCGAGCTCAAGGGCTTCGGCCCCGGCGACGTCGAGATCAGACTGGAACGCTGATGGAACAGGGATTTTTCCAGGTCCTGAGCCGCGCGGCCTTCGAGGGCCTGCTGCGGCGTTTTTCCCCGCTTCCGGCGGAGACCCTGCCCCTGGGCCAGTGCCTGGGCCGGGTCCTGGCCGAGGACGTGGCCGCGCCCGAGGACCTGCCGCCGCGTCCGCGCTCCTGCATGGACGGCTACGCGCTGCGCGCCCGGGACGTGTTCGGCTCCTCGGAGAGCGCCCCGTCCTACCTGGAGATCGCCGGAGAGATCGCCGTGGACCGGGCTCCGGATTTTTCCTTGGAGGCGGGGACCTGCGCGCGCATCCCCACCGGCGGGGTGCTGCCCGAGGGCGCGGACGCCGTGCTCATGGTCGAGCACGGGCACGAGATGTCCGGCACCCTGGAGGCCCGCAAGAGCCTGGCCCCGGGCGAGAACGTCATGCTCGGCGGCGAGGACGCACGCGCGGGCGAGACGGCCCTGGCCGCCGGAACCGCGCTGCGCGTGCCCGAACTGGGCCTGCTGGCGGCCTTGGGTGTGACCCGGGCCCCGGTGCGCCGCCGGGCGCGGGTGGCGGTCCTGTCCACGGGCAACGAGGTGGTGTCCCCGGACGCCGTGCCCCGGCCCGGCCAGGTGCGGGACGTGAACAGCCTGGCCCTGGCCTGTCTGGCCCGCGAGGCCGGGGCCGAGGCCGCGACCCTGGGCATCGCGCCCGACCGCCTGGAATCCCTGCGCGCGGCCCTGCTGACCGCCCTGGAGACGAGCGACTGCGTGCTCCTCTCCGGCGGCAGCTCCGTGGGCTCGCGCGATCTCACCGTGGCCGCCCTGGACTCCCTGCCCGATTCCGAAATCCTGGCCCACGGCGTGGCCCTGTCCCCGGGCAAGCCCACCATCCTGGCCCGCGTGGGCGGCACGCCCGTGCTCGGCCTGCCCGGCCAGGTCACCTCGGCCCAGGTGGTCATGCTCGTGCTGGTCCAGCCCTTCCTGCGCCACCTCATGGGCCGGGCCGACGCCTTTGATCCGCTCCTGCGGCCCTCGCGCCCGGCGGAGCTGGCCCGCAACCTGGCCTCCAAGCCCGGCCGCGAGGACTACGTGCGCGTGCGGCTGGAGCCCCGCGAAGGGCGGCTTCCCCTGGCCCAGCCGCTGCCCGGCAAGTCCGGCCTGCTCACGACCCTGCTCCAGGCCCAGGGCCTGATCGCCGTCCCGGCCGACCGCGAAGGACTCTACGCGGGCGCGGCCGTGGACGTCTGGCTCATCTAGGGCCGCGCCGCCTTCCGCCGCCTCTGCCGTCCCGCCGCCGAGCGGGTCTTGTCTGCATCGCGTTCGGTGTTATCCTGGATGAAAAGGAGTCCGTCATGGATGCGCCGCGCCGTTCCCTTCTGAAATGGCTCGGGGCCGGGGCCCTGGCCCTGGCGGGCTGGTGCTGGGGTCTGCTGCCCGGGTCCGTGCGCGCGGCGGTGAACGCCCGCTTTCCCACCCGCACCGTGGACGACGACGTATTCCGCTTCGACGCCCGCGCGGGCGAGGTGGTCTGGCCGGGAAACCGCCGCGAGCCCTACGTCCTGCGCCTGGACGGCCTGCTGGAGTCGCCCCGGGAAATGACCTGGGACGAACTGCGCGCCCTGCCCCGGGTGGAGCGCACCGTGGACTTCCACTGCGTGGAGGGCTGGAGCGTCCAGGACGTGCCCTGGGGCGGGGTGGATTTCAAGAGCCTCTTCGCGGGGGTGCGCCCGCTGCCCACGGCCACGCACGTGGTCTTCCACTCCCTGGGCAAGACGAAATACCCGCCCGAGGGCGCGGACCAATACATCGAGTCCTTCCCCATCGCGGACCTGCTCCGGCCGGACCTGGGGTACATGCTGGCCCTGGAGCTGGAGGGACAGCCCCTGCCGCACGAGCGGGGAGCCCCGGCACGGGTTGTCTGCCCCTTCGATCTGGCCTACAAAAGCATCAAGTTCGTGACCCGGGTGGAATTCACGGACCGCGCCGTGCCAGGCTGGTGGACCCGGGCCAACCCGATCTATCCCGTGAGCGCGCCCGTTCCCGCGTCCCGGCTGCGGGTCAGGGACCCCCGCCGGGGCTAGGCGCGCCCCAGGAGACCGCATGGACAGCGCCCGCCCCCTGTTGGCCGAGATGGCTCCCGACTTCCCGCTGCAATACGCGGGCAACCTCTTCACGGACACCACCGAGTTCATGAGCATCGGCTACGGCGACGTGATCGTCGTGGGCGGGGCGCACTACCTCGTGCTGCGCGACGAGGCCGAGCGCCGCTTCGGCATGGAGGACCCCAAGTTCTGGGTCAAGCGCTGCCGCCACCTGGAGAGCGGCGAGCGGCGCATCCTCAAGCTGGAGTTCTTCGAGAACTTCCCGGTGCGCATCGGCTCCTTCGAGGCCCGCTGCTACCGCAGCCCGCAGAAGGAGTCGCGCATCCTGGACCTCACGCGCGGCGACCCCCGCTTCATGCAGGGCGAGACCTTCCTGGACGCGGCCGGGCGCAACGTGCGCGTGCTGGAGGTGGTCCAGGGCCGCCGCCTGGACACGCTCATCGAGGACCTGGACATGGACCACGCGACCTATTTCCGGGAGCGCTTCCCGGAGGTGCTCGACCGGTTCCTGGGGGCCTGCGAGGCGTTGCGCTTCCTGCACGAGCGCGGGGAGAAGCACGGCGACGTGCGGCGCGACCACATCTTCGTGGAGTACAAGGGCGGGGCTTGGCGCTGGATCGACTTCGACTACGCCTTCGACTTCCACGAGAACCCCTTCGGCCTGGACCTCTTCGGCCTGGGCAACATCCTCGTCTTCCTCACGGCCAAGGGCACGCCCACGCCCATGAACATCCCGGCCGAGGCGGCGGCCACGCTCACGGGCGGGGACATGTCCATCGTCTTCGGCAACCGCCTGGTGAATCTGCGCAAGCTTTATCCGTACATCCCGGAGGACCTGAACCGGGTGCTCCTGCACTTCTCGGCCGCCAGCGAGGTCTTCTACGACTCGGTGGAGGAACTGGCCGGGGACCTGCGGGCCTGCCGCGCCCGGCTGTGAAAGGAGACGCGCCATGAACGAGAAGCACATCCTGGTGGCCTTCGACGGCTCGGAAAACGCCCTGCGGGCCGTGGACTACGTGGGCAAGATGGCCGGGGGCATGCCCGGGGCCAGGGTCCGGCTGCTCTACGTGGAGCGCCTGCCGGAGCGGGATTTCTTCGAGACCGAGGCGGCCTGGAAGGACGCCTGCCGGGTTCAGGCCGACGCCGCGCGCCAGGCCCTGGCCTCGGCCGTGGAGCGGCTCAAGGCGGCGGGCCTGCCCCCGGACGAGGTGGACGACCGCTACCTGCCGAGTTGTCGCTCTCCGCGCAACGAGGCCCCGGCGTGCAGCCTGGGCACGAGCATCGCCCGGGACATCGTGGGGGCCAT
Protein-coding sequences here:
- a CDS encoding PilZ domain-containing protein, whose product is MDENRRRRTRVRTGHEALVTVHGEDRPVTTLDLSLKGALTTPLPDLEPGQACGFRIALAPDLSIEAEARVIRSDPAGLALEFTAVDEESFPHLLRLVQLHYGDAESIERELSVPAFDP
- the glp gene encoding gephyrin-like molybdotransferase Glp, with amino-acid sequence MEQGFFQVLSRAAFEGLLRRFSPLPAETLPLGQCLGRVLAEDVAAPEDLPPRPRSCMDGYALRARDVFGSSESAPSYLEIAGEIAVDRAPDFSLEAGTCARIPTGGVLPEGADAVLMVEHGHEMSGTLEARKSLAPGENVMLGGEDARAGETALAAGTALRVPELGLLAALGVTRAPVRRRARVAVLSTGNEVVSPDAVPRPGQVRDVNSLALACLAREAGAEAATLGIAPDRLESLRAALLTALETSDCVLLSGGSSVGSRDLTVAALDSLPDSEILAHGVALSPGKPTILARVGGTPVLGLPGQVTSAQVVMLVLVQPFLRHLMGRADAFDPLLRPSRPAELARNLASKPGREDYVRVRLEPREGRLPLAQPLPGKSGLLTTLLQAQGLIAVPADREGLYAGAAVDVWLI
- a CDS encoding L-lactate dehydrogenase, with translation MTTQDRRVKVAVVGLGKVGCAFAYAMTIRRLATDLLLLDIDRRRAEGEAMDLRHGLPLVGPMNIAVGGPEDCADADIVVITAGAAQKPGQTRLELMKTNAAAVAGIVERITAAGGRPLLLLATNPVDIVTHVALRASNLPPGQVLGSGTVLDSSRFRSLLAEHCRVDPRNVHAHVLGEHGDSEVLLWSRCNISGIPLELFCEERGMGCGAAFREATQEGVTRAAYDIIDRKGSTAYAIGLSLCRIVEAVVRDQKSVLTVSTLAEGHYGLADVCLSMPCVVGAGGVEQILDAPLDPGELEALRRSGAILRGHLDDLAR
- a CDS encoding molybdopterin-guanine dinucleotide biosynthesis protein MobB, which produces MKAVAVVGFKKSGKTALTLELLEAARSLGLSVAAGKHSHHGFDEKEGTDTARFRALGCPVLAWSPGGAQVFWPDGRTLPDLAPLVTADLLVCEGGKTQGLMPRIILADDEATARELEPELAIAVCGKAQLPGLPRLEDPEALARLAADKGFLLPGLNCGGCGREDCRALAVDIVAGKASPSDCVSLHGGLSVSVGGRPLALNPFVARMFGAGVLAMLAELKGFGPGDVEIRLER
- the argB gene encoding acetylglutamate kinase, with the protein product MDRNRLKARMIIEALPYIRQFYHQTVVIKYGGNAMIDEALKQSFAQSVVLLKYIGINPVVVHGGGPQIGKMLKALNISSEFRQGYRVTDQATMDVVEMVLVGQVNKSIVNLINQAGGRAVGLSGKDGVLIEAEQKELAVERKDAPPEIIDLGKVGEVARINTGLLDAVAKEGFIPVIAPVGVDADGETYNINADSVAGAVAAAMNAKRLYLLTDVPGLLDKTGDLVSSLTTRRALEFMQDGTITGGMIPKIRCCLEALASVEKAAILDGRVENCVLLELFTDSGVGTEITS
- a CDS encoding carboxymuconolactone decarboxylase family protein translates to MTLLEEANALFKELKKSTPPQFDSLMEFMKNAKAEGALDGKAKNLTLVSLAVANQCDWCIAVHVANAVKSGASREEILEAAWLAVLMGGGPKLMYLKVVLDEVGLHFS
- a CDS encoding universal stress protein, coding for MNEKHILVAFDGSENALRAVDYVGKMAGGMPGARVRLLYVERLPERDFFETEAAWKDACRVQADAARQALASAVERLKAAGLPPDEVDDRYLPSCRSPRNEAPACSLGTSIARDIVGAMDEGGFGTVVIGRRGVSKAEEFLFGSVSTKVMHLARDCAVWVVA
- a CDS encoding molybdopterin-dependent oxidoreductase; this translates as MDAPRRSLLKWLGAGALALAGWCWGLLPGSVRAAVNARFPTRTVDDDVFRFDARAGEVVWPGNRREPYVLRLDGLLESPREMTWDELRALPRVERTVDFHCVEGWSVQDVPWGGVDFKSLFAGVRPLPTATHVVFHSLGKTKYPPEGADQYIESFPIADLLRPDLGYMLALELEGQPLPHERGAPARVVCPFDLAYKSIKFVTRVEFTDRAVPGWWTRANPIYPVSAPVPASRLRVRDPRRG
- a CDS encoding NifB/NifX family molybdenum-iron cluster-binding protein; the encoded protein is MSKIAIPTRDGVVDEHFGHCQAFTVYEVNESKAIVGETSFTPPPACGCKSNLIPILVEMGVTALVGGNMGEGAVVRLREAGIDVTRGAAGPVRQAAEAWLSGELKDAEIICHSHGDGHECGHHH
- a CDS encoding serine/threonine protein kinase, whose translation is MDSARPLLAEMAPDFPLQYAGNLFTDTTEFMSIGYGDVIVVGGAHYLVLRDEAERRFGMEDPKFWVKRCRHLESGERRILKLEFFENFPVRIGSFEARCYRSPQKESRILDLTRGDPRFMQGETFLDAAGRNVRVLEVVQGRRLDTLIEDLDMDHATYFRERFPEVLDRFLGACEALRFLHERGEKHGDVRRDHIFVEYKGGAWRWIDFDYAFDFHENPFGLDLFGLGNILVFLTAKGTPTPMNIPAEAAATLTGGDMSIVFGNRLVNLRKLYPYIPEDLNRVLLHFSAASEVFYDSVEELAGDLRACRARL